The following coding sequences lie in one Methylotuvimicrobium alcaliphilum 20Z genomic window:
- the rapA gene encoding RNA polymerase-associated protein RapA, with protein MNLNYFIPGQRWISNTESELGLGIVVESEYNRVTMLFLATGERRVYAKDNAPLTRVIFSEGDIIESADYSKLTVTKIIERNGLVTYVGKTEENREISLDEMELNHHIQFNKPQDRLFTGQFDPSAWFQLRYQTWQYCREHQQSPVKGLQGGRTSLIAHQLFIAHEAAGRPTPRIMLADEVGLGKTIEAGLILHHRLNNGLSNRALIIVPESLLHQWLVEMLRRFNLRFSILDEMRCLGIENIDIDYIGESEPPTENPFNTEQLILCSQEFFAQHPKRQQQALEAGWDMVIVDEAHHLEWSETSASPEYLFVENLAASTPGLILLTATPEQLGKESHFARLRLLDPDRFYSFSAFLEEETHFQPVAEAAKSLLANQALTPDEKAHLARLVKHDHVDTLLKNLDDPEKSQLAREELVKILLDHHGTGRILFRNSRQTVQGFPDRERQGCTLNGSSESLQEDPRTLWLVEKIKALAGQKALLICRHAQTAIELEHIIEKRFGIAAAVFHEGMSIIERDRAAAYFADQESSARLLICSEIGSEGRNFQFVHHLILFDLPDNPDLLQQRIGRLDRIGQRHIIEIHVPYLTGSREHTLFRWYDEGLNAFRHNTSAGQRVAELLHDELHTALEKYDSESLDKLIAKTQTLAQQIETELHNGRDLLLELNSCRKEEAQELIDRLKQRDNEGVLWPYMEDVFECYGVDTEFHSADCFILRPSEHLRMSHFPGLSEEGMTVTVNRDIALAREELQFLTWEHPMVAAAMDMILSSDTGNAGVSVVKHKDQKAGRFLLECLFIVECSAPPELQIGRFLPHTPIRILIDQNKADLTDTIEHIELIDSGKKFDKTQIVAFLNSQRKHLTTLLDIAEQNAQAQMSQLITDSQKTMLETMTGEIKRLTRLKQVNPSIREDEIEFQKETAMLLHENIQDAQLRLDAVRFVITS; from the coding sequence TTGAACCTTAATTATTTTATTCCAGGTCAACGCTGGATCAGCAACACCGAATCCGAACTGGGTTTAGGCATCGTCGTCGAATCAGAGTATAACCGTGTGACAATGCTCTTTTTGGCTACCGGCGAACGCCGCGTGTATGCGAAAGATAATGCCCCACTGACGCGCGTCATCTTCAGCGAAGGCGATATCATCGAGTCCGCCGATTACAGTAAACTGACCGTGACCAAAATCATCGAGCGCAACGGTCTAGTGACTTATGTCGGTAAAACCGAGGAGAACCGGGAAATAAGTCTCGATGAAATGGAATTGAACCATCATATCCAATTCAATAAACCGCAAGATCGCTTGTTTACCGGACAATTCGATCCGAGCGCTTGGTTTCAATTGCGTTATCAAACATGGCAGTACTGCCGCGAACATCAACAATCGCCGGTCAAAGGCCTACAAGGCGGACGGACGTCGCTGATCGCGCACCAATTATTCATCGCGCATGAAGCCGCCGGGCGCCCGACGCCTAGAATCATGCTTGCCGACGAAGTCGGCCTCGGCAAAACCATCGAAGCCGGATTGATTCTGCATCACCGACTCAATAACGGGTTAAGCAATCGGGCCCTGATCATCGTACCCGAAAGCCTTCTTCATCAATGGCTAGTAGAAATGCTCAGGCGCTTTAATCTACGATTCAGCATTCTCGACGAAATGCGCTGCCTAGGTATCGAAAACATCGATATCGACTATATCGGCGAATCCGAACCGCCGACTGAAAATCCGTTCAACACCGAACAATTGATACTCTGCAGCCAGGAGTTTTTCGCGCAACATCCGAAACGGCAACAACAAGCGTTGGAAGCCGGCTGGGATATGGTCATCGTCGACGAAGCTCATCACTTGGAATGGAGCGAAACCTCGGCCAGCCCGGAATATTTGTTCGTCGAAAATCTCGCCGCATCGACCCCCGGATTGATTTTATTGACCGCGACACCGGAACAACTCGGCAAGGAAAGCCACTTCGCCCGGTTGCGCCTGTTGGACCCGGACCGATTCTACAGTTTCAGCGCCTTTCTCGAAGAAGAAACCCATTTTCAACCCGTTGCCGAAGCCGCCAAATCGTTGCTGGCTAATCAAGCACTAACGCCGGACGAAAAAGCCCATTTAGCGCGCCTGGTCAAGCACGACCATGTCGATACCCTACTCAAAAACCTGGACGATCCGGAAAAATCACAGCTCGCACGCGAAGAACTGGTCAAGATTCTGCTCGACCATCACGGTACCGGCCGGATTTTGTTCAGAAATTCCCGGCAAACCGTGCAGGGCTTCCCTGACCGAGAACGTCAAGGGTGCACTTTGAACGGAAGCTCAGAATCCTTGCAGGAAGACCCCCGTACACTTTGGCTCGTTGAAAAAATCAAAGCTTTAGCGGGTCAAAAAGCATTATTGATTTGCCGGCATGCGCAAACCGCGATCGAACTCGAACACATCATCGAAAAGCGTTTCGGCATCGCCGCGGCCGTCTTTCATGAAGGCATGTCGATCATCGAGCGCGACCGCGCGGCAGCCTATTTCGCTGACCAAGAAAGCTCGGCGAGACTACTGATCTGTTCCGAAATCGGTAGCGAAGGCCGCAACTTTCAGTTTGTCCATCATTTGATCTTATTCGATTTACCGGACAACCCTGACCTATTGCAGCAACGCATCGGCCGCCTTGACCGCATAGGTCAACGTCACATCATCGAAATTCATGTGCCATATTTGACCGGCAGCCGCGAACATACCCTATTCCGCTGGTACGACGAAGGTTTGAACGCCTTCCGTCACAATACTTCGGCGGGACAACGCGTCGCCGAGCTTCTGCATGATGAATTGCACACAGCGCTCGAAAAATACGATAGCGAATCGCTCGACAAACTGATTGCCAAAACTCAAACCCTGGCGCAACAAATCGAAACCGAACTGCATAATGGCCGAGATTTGCTGCTCGAACTCAATTCCTGCCGTAAGGAAGAAGCTCAAGAACTGATCGATCGGCTCAAGCAACGAGATAATGAAGGCGTGCTATGGCCTTATATGGAAGACGTCTTCGAATGTTACGGCGTCGATACCGAATTTCATTCGGCCGATTGCTTCATTCTAAGACCCAGCGAACACCTGCGCATGTCACATTTCCCTGGTCTTTCCGAGGAAGGTATGACGGTTACCGTAAACCGCGACATTGCGCTGGCCCGCGAGGAACTGCAATTTTTAACCTGGGAACATCCAATGGTCGCCGCCGCGATGGATATGATTTTGTCCAGCGATACCGGTAATGCCGGTGTCAGTGTCGTCAAGCATAAAGACCAAAAAGCCGGCCGCTTCTTATTGGAATGCTTGTTCATCGTCGAATGCAGCGCCCCGCCCGAACTGCAAATAGGACGCTTTCTGCCGCATACACCTATTCGCATCTTAATCGACCAAAACAAGGCCGACTTAACCGATACGATCGAACATATCGAGTTGATCGACTCTGGCAAAAAATTCGACAAAACACAGATCGTCGCTTTTTTGAACAGCCAACGAAAACACCTGACTACCCTGCTCGACATCGCCGAACAAAACGCCCAAGCGCAAATGAGCCAGTTGATTACGGACAGTCAAAAAACCATGCTGGAGACGATGACCGGCGAAATCAAACGGCTGACTCGGCTAAAACAAGTCAATCCGTCGATTCGCGAAGATGAAATCGAATTCCAGAAAGAAACCGCGATGCTCTTGCACGAAAATATTCAAGACGCGCAATTAAGGCTCGATGCGGTGAGGTTTGTCATTACCAGTTAA